Proteins encoded by one window of Orbaceae bacterium BiB:
- a CDS encoding helix-turn-helix transcriptional regulator, translating to MNENADMIAMLCRRIKIARIEKNLSQIELAERSNLGIATIKRIELGESITLLTLISVLRGLDELDQLRNLLAHNELKIASQKNVQQRKRKLKEKESQTKEEIAGDDFIVSNLHNMHWKY from the coding sequence ATGAATGAAAATGCAGACATGATTGCAATGCTCTGTCGCCGTATAAAAATAGCGAGAATTGAGAAGAATTTGTCGCAAATTGAGTTAGCAGAACGCTCAAATTTAGGAATTGCAACCATTAAACGCATTGAACTCGGAGAATCAATCACGCTGCTAACCCTAATTTCAGTGTTACGAGGCTTAGATGAATTAGATCAACTCAGAAATCTACTGGCTCACAATGAGTTAAAGATTGCCTCGCAAAAAAATGTTCAACAGCGTAAACGAAAACTTAAAGAGAAAGAGAGCCAAACTAAAGAAGAGATAGCTGGGGACGATTTTATTGTATCTAATTTACATAACATGCACTGGAAATACTAG
- a CDS encoding serine/threonine transporter — protein sequence MSDQKIITKDVGQMPKWRASDTTWMLSLYGTAIGAGVLFLPINAGVGGLLPMLVMLVLAFPMTFFAHRALCRFVLSGKSADGDITVVVEEAFGRKAGGLITILYFFAIYPILLVYSVGITNTVISFMEHQLAMTPPPRILLSFVLVGALMLIVHLGENLIVKVMSVLVFPFIAVLMVLALFLIPEWNGALFTDFSWSGSSAEGGRGLWMTLWLVIPVMVFAFNHSPIISSLAVAKRKEYGDKYAEPKCGKIIAASNVLMVVTVMFFVFSCALCLTPAELLDAKAQNISILSYLANRFNSPVIEYLGPIIAFVAMAKSFLGHYLGGKEGFNGMVNKALRSQGKTIGQKKLDNIAAIFMFVTAWIVATLNPSILGLIESLGGPILAIILFIMPMYAIHNLPALAKYRGKLSNIFIVIMGLIAISAAVYNLV from the coding sequence ATGAGCGATCAAAAGATAATTACAAAAGATGTAGGTCAAATGCCGAAATGGCGGGCAAGTGATACTACTTGGATGTTAAGTTTATATGGTACTGCGATCGGTGCTGGTGTATTGTTTTTACCTATCAATGCGGGCGTCGGTGGCTTATTACCTATGTTGGTCATGCTAGTATTAGCTTTCCCAATGACCTTTTTTGCTCATAGAGCATTATGTCGGTTTGTGTTATCAGGTAAAAGCGCTGATGGTGATATCACCGTTGTTGTTGAAGAAGCTTTTGGCCGTAAAGCGGGCGGATTAATTACAATACTGTATTTTTTTGCTATTTATCCTATATTGTTAGTATATAGCGTTGGTATCACTAATACCGTTATTTCATTTATGGAACATCAATTAGCGATGACTCCTCCACCAAGAATATTATTATCTTTTGTGCTAGTGGGTGCATTAATGCTAATTGTTCATTTAGGCGAAAATCTGATCGTTAAGGTTATGTCTGTATTAGTATTTCCATTTATTGCAGTGTTGATGGTATTAGCTTTATTTTTAATTCCAGAATGGAATGGCGCATTATTTACTGATTTTTCTTGGTCTGGTAGTTCAGCTGAAGGTGGTCGTGGACTTTGGATGACACTATGGTTAGTTATTCCTGTAATGGTATTTGCGTTTAACCATTCACCTATTATCTCTTCTTTAGCGGTTGCTAAACGTAAAGAGTATGGTGATAAGTATGCTGAACCAAAATGTGGTAAAATCATCGCAGCGAGTAATGTGTTGATGGTTGTAACTGTAATGTTCTTTGTATTTAGTTGTGCACTTTGCTTAACGCCAGCTGAACTATTAGATGCAAAAGCGCAAAACATTTCTATTTTATCTTACCTAGCAAATCGTTTTAACTCTCCAGTTATTGAATATTTAGGTCCAATTATCGCGTTTGTTGCGATGGCAAAATCTTTCCTTGGTCACTATTTAGGTGGTAAAGAAGGGTTTAATGGTATGGTAAATAAAGCGTTACGTAGTCAAGGTAAAACGATTGGTCAGAAGAAACTAGACAATATTGCCGCTATTTTTATGTTTGTAACTGCGTGGATTGTCGCGACATTAAATCCAAGTATTTTAGGTTTAATCGAGTCATTAGGTGGCCCAATTCTAGCGATTATTTTATTCATTATGCCGATGTATGCTATTCATAATTTACCAGCTTTAGCTAAATACCGTGGCAAATTGAGTAATATTTTCATTGTTATTATGGGACTTATTGCTATCTCAGCAGCAGTATATAACTTAGTCTAA
- the qseC gene encoding quorum sensing histidine kinase QseC yields the protein MKSPSLRLRLTMFISGILLLACLITTSISYFELKNSLNQVFDSQQLLFAKRLAALSFHGNMMPKPMGPKKIPEIDEDELESLQFDDDALAFAIFNRKGEMLMNDGEEGKNLYFYGGFFSSKNHRAMVNEQDKWRILWLLSNDNRSVIAVGQKLDYQQDILADLVYKQLIPWLITFVIVIVFVVFLIGRSFSPIKILANKIANRKPDEASTINIEGIPKEISPFVLALNKLFGRISSMITHERQFISDAAHELRTPLAALRVQTEVAQLSNDDEESRNRALNNLLIGIDRTSHLVDQLLTLSRLDSLEIKDELKQVRWLDIITNVAEELKPLAEQKHIQITITPQNSDETIIGQQLLLSIMVRNIINNAIRYIAENKQITITIQQNRIIFADNGKGVDSEILRRLGERFYRPAGQKEKGSGLGLSIVKKIAELHKISVTFANKDGFVVTLDCENRYVSGKK from the coding sequence ATGAAATCACCAAGCCTACGTTTAAGACTCACCATGTTTATTAGCGGTATCTTGCTATTGGCTTGTTTAATCACAACTAGCATCTCTTATTTCGAACTTAAAAACTCATTAAATCAAGTTTTTGATAGCCAACAATTACTATTTGCCAAACGGCTAGCTGCATTAAGCTTTCATGGCAATATGATGCCAAAACCTATGGGACCTAAAAAAATCCCTGAAATCGATGAAGATGAACTTGAGTCATTACAATTTGATGATGATGCGCTCGCTTTTGCCATTTTTAACCGTAAAGGTGAAATGTTGATGAATGATGGAGAAGAAGGTAAAAATCTCTATTTTTATGGTGGTTTTTTCTCATCTAAAAATCATCGCGCAATGGTCAATGAACAGGATAAATGGCGTATCTTATGGCTACTCAGTAATGATAATCGCTCGGTTATTGCTGTTGGGCAAAAACTCGATTATCAACAAGATATTTTAGCCGATTTAGTTTATAAACAGTTGATTCCTTGGTTAATTACCTTCGTTATCGTTATTGTATTTGTGGTATTTTTAATTGGTCGTAGTTTTTCACCAATTAAGATATTAGCCAATAAGATAGCTAATCGGAAACCCGATGAAGCCAGTACCATTAATATCGAGGGTATTCCCAAAGAGATCAGCCCCTTTGTATTAGCATTAAATAAATTATTTGGCCGGATTTCGTCGATGATAACACATGAAAGACAGTTTATTTCTGATGCTGCTCATGAATTAAGAACGCCACTAGCAGCACTACGAGTGCAGACAGAAGTTGCCCAATTATCAAATGATGATGAAGAGAGCCGTAATCGAGCACTTAATAATTTACTAATCGGTATTGATCGGACATCACACCTAGTTGATCAACTATTAACCTTATCGCGTCTTGATTCTTTAGAAATTAAAGATGAACTTAAACAAGTTCGTTGGCTAGATATTATTACTAATGTGGCCGAAGAGTTAAAACCATTAGCAGAACAAAAGCATATTCAAATTACAATAACGCCACAAAATAGTGATGAAACAATTATCGGGCAACAATTACTATTATCAATTATGGTCCGCAATATTATTAACAATGCGATTCGCTATATTGCAGAAAATAAACAGATCACGATTACAATTCAACAAAACCGCATCATTTTTGCTGACAATGGTAAAGGTGTAGACAGTGAAATACTACGTCGTCTCGGTGAACGTTTTTATCGACCAGCAGGGCAAAAAGAGAAAGGAAGTGGATTAGGACTATCAATTGTTAAAAAAATTGCTGAATTACATAAAATCAGCGTTACTTTTGCTAATAAAGATGGCTTTGTTGTAACGCTTGATTGTGAAAACCGTTATGTATCTGGAAAAAAATGA
- a CDS encoding response regulator, whose translation MRILLIEDDTLIGDGIHIGLKKMGFTLDWFTDGQEGENALSMAPYDAVILDLTLPKKDGLTILKNWRQAGLTTPVLILTARDAIEQRVTGLQSGADDYVCKPFALSELSARLQALIRRSHQKVVAELTFGDISYNPETQEVKKANQLIVLTAKETRLLELFLLNANKVLSRELIQEKLYSWSDDVASNTVDVYIHNLRKKLGNHVIKTVYGAGYALSKEAESN comes from the coding sequence ATGAGAATCTTATTAATAGAAGATGATACCTTAATTGGTGATGGTATCCACATTGGCTTAAAAAAAATGGGTTTTACCCTCGACTGGTTTACTGACGGTCAAGAAGGCGAAAATGCATTATCGATGGCACCTTATGATGCAGTTATTTTAGACTTAACCCTACCTAAAAAAGATGGTCTAACTATTCTAAAAAATTGGCGACAAGCGGGTCTAACAACACCGGTATTAATTTTAACTGCACGCGATGCAATTGAACAACGCGTTACTGGATTACAATCAGGCGCAGATGATTATGTGTGTAAACCCTTTGCACTATCAGAATTATCAGCTCGCCTGCAAGCATTGATTCGCCGTAGCCATCAAAAAGTAGTGGCTGAATTAACATTTGGTGATATTAGCTATAATCCAGAAACACAAGAGGTTAAAAAAGCCAATCAGTTAATTGTATTAACGGCCAAAGAGACTCGTTTATTGGAACTCTTTCTACTCAATGCCAATAAAGTACTCTCTCGTGAGCTGATACAAGAGAAGTTATACAGCTGGTCCGATGATGTCGCGAGTAATACTGTTGATGTCTATATTCATAACCTGCGTAAAAAACTAGGAAATCATGTCATAAAAACAGTTTATGGTGCAGGTTATGCCCTAAGTAAGGAAGCGGAGTCTAATTAA
- the dnaE gene encoding DNA polymerase III subunit alpha, giving the protein MSEPKFIHLHVHSDFSMIDGVAKTDVLVKQAASMNMPAIAITDFTNLCGLVRFYGGAFSKGVKPIIGADLKIRNIEIDDFYDITVLAANNEGYQNLTLLISKAYQRGYIGDGPVVDKEWLIEHRSGLILLLSYKSDIGIGVIRNNSTLVEQAIAFYQTHFASHWYLELIRTGRENEDLFINQAVILAQQYDLPVVASNDVKFIHSSDFEAHEIRVAIHDGDILDDPKRPKKFSPQQYFRSEDEMCELFSDIPEALANSVEIAKRCNVSIRLGEYFLPQFPTGEMSTEDYLVHKAKIGLEERLEFLFPDPEVRKKRRPEYDERLDIELGVINQMGFPGYFLIVMEFIQWSKDNGVPVGPGRGSGAGSLVAYALKITDLDPLEFDLLFERFLNPERVSMPDFDVDFCMDKRDLVIDHVAEMYGRDAVSQIITFGTMAAKAVIRDVGRVLGHPYGFVDRISKLIPPDPGMTLAKAFEVEPQLQELYDNNEDVKGLIDIARQLEGVTRNAGKHAGGVVISPTKITDFSPIYCDSEGHHPVTQFDKNDVEYAGLVKFDFLGLRTLTIIDWALEMINARMKREGQPTVDINRIPLDDSLSFELLLKAETTAVFQLESRGMKDLIRRLKPDCFEDMIALVALFRPGPLQSGMVDNFIDRKHGREEVSYPDSQYQHESLKPILEPTYGIILYQEQVMQIAQTLAGYTLGGADLLRRAMGKKKPEEMAKQRSVFKEGAENSGVNGELSMKIFDLVEKFAGYGFNKSHSAAYALVSYQTLWLKTHFPAEFMAAVMTADMDNTDKIVGLVDECLRMGIKVNPPDINSGLYHFHVNEKNEIVYGIGAIKGVGEGPIEAIVEARNSQGKNGFFKNIFELCAKTDIKKLNRRVLEKLTMAGAFDKLGPHRAAILHSINDAIQAADQHTKARDIGQEDMFGVLAQEPEQVEYAYGNVPELPEQVILEGEREALGLYLTGHPVTQYLKELNRYTNGTRISEANPTGWGKMATFAGLVIGARIRLTKKGNRIGLFTLDDRSGRIEVIAFGETLDKFEHLLVPDKILIVSGQVSVDDFNGGFKMSARDIIDLSEAREKYVKGLSVSLEETEINRQFLQQLQKTFEPYRNGAVPVHIYYQTSKARTRIEFGTTWRITPNDELLINLKTMLGNERIELEFN; this is encoded by the coding sequence ATGTCTGAACCAAAATTTATCCATTTACATGTGCATAGTGATTTCTCAATGATTGATGGTGTGGCTAAAACCGATGTTTTAGTCAAGCAAGCTGCATCAATGAATATGCCAGCTATTGCGATAACTGATTTTACTAATTTATGTGGATTAGTCCGATTTTATGGTGGTGCTTTTTCCAAAGGTGTTAAGCCGATAATTGGTGCAGATCTTAAAATTCGCAATATTGAAATCGATGATTTTTACGATATTACTGTGCTTGCTGCTAATAATGAAGGGTATCAAAATTTAACGTTATTAATCTCTAAAGCCTATCAACGAGGTTATATTGGTGATGGCCCTGTTGTTGATAAAGAGTGGTTAATTGAACATCGTTCAGGTTTGATCCTACTGCTTAGTTATAAAAGTGATATCGGTATTGGCGTCATACGTAATAATTCCACTCTTGTAGAGCAAGCCATTGCTTTCTATCAAACCCATTTTGCCTCACATTGGTATTTAGAGTTAATTCGTACTGGACGCGAAAATGAGGATCTATTTATTAATCAAGCCGTCATTTTAGCGCAGCAATATGATTTACCCGTTGTTGCTAGTAATGATGTTAAATTTATTCATAGTAGTGATTTTGAAGCCCATGAAATTCGAGTTGCGATCCATGATGGCGATATCCTTGATGATCCGAAAAGACCTAAAAAATTCTCACCTCAACAGTATTTTCGCAGCGAGGATGAGATGTGTGAGTTATTTTCAGATATCCCAGAAGCACTGGCAAATAGTGTTGAAATTGCTAAACGTTGTAATGTATCGATTCGTCTAGGTGAATATTTCTTACCTCAGTTCCCAACCGGTGAAATGTCCACAGAGGACTATTTGGTTCATAAAGCAAAAATTGGTCTTGAAGAGCGGTTAGAATTTTTATTCCCAGATCCGGAGGTTCGAAAGAAACGTCGTCCTGAGTATGATGAACGTTTAGATATTGAACTTGGCGTGATTAATCAGATGGGATTCCCTGGATACTTTTTGATCGTAATGGAGTTTATTCAATGGTCAAAAGATAATGGTGTTCCGGTCGGACCTGGCCGCGGATCTGGTGCAGGTTCACTGGTTGCTTATGCTTTAAAAATTACTGATTTGGATCCTTTAGAGTTTGATCTACTTTTTGAACGATTCTTAAATCCAGAACGTGTATCCATGCCCGATTTTGATGTCGACTTTTGTATGGATAAGCGAGATCTGGTTATTGACCACGTAGCAGAAATGTATGGTCGAGACGCTGTATCACAGATCATCACGTTTGGAACCATGGCCGCGAAAGCAGTTATTCGCGATGTTGGACGTGTTTTAGGACACCCATATGGCTTTGTGGATCGAATATCTAAACTGATTCCACCCGATCCTGGTATGACCTTAGCCAAAGCATTTGAAGTCGAACCCCAGTTACAAGAACTGTATGATAATAATGAAGATGTTAAAGGGCTAATTGATATTGCACGACAATTAGAAGGGGTTACACGTAATGCTGGAAAACATGCCGGTGGGGTGGTTATTTCTCCAACTAAAATTACTGATTTTTCACCGATCTACTGTGATTCTGAAGGTCACCATCCAGTTACTCAGTTTGATAAAAATGATGTTGAATATGCAGGATTAGTTAAGTTTGACTTTTTAGGTCTACGTACCTTAACGATCATTGATTGGGCATTAGAGATGATTAATGCCAGAATGAAACGAGAAGGTCAGCCTACTGTCGATATCAACCGTATTCCTCTCGATGATTCTTTATCATTCGAATTGCTATTAAAAGCAGAGACAACTGCGGTATTCCAGTTAGAGTCCCGAGGTATGAAAGACCTTATTCGTCGTTTAAAACCAGACTGTTTTGAAGATATGATCGCTTTGGTAGCACTGTTTCGTCCAGGGCCATTACAATCGGGTATGGTGGATAACTTTATTGACCGAAAACATGGACGAGAAGAGGTGTCATATCCTGATAGTCAATATCAACATGAATCATTAAAACCAATTTTAGAACCAACATACGGTATCATTTTATATCAAGAACAAGTTATGCAGATTGCTCAAACATTAGCAGGATATACCTTAGGTGGTGCTGATTTGCTACGGCGAGCAATGGGTAAAAAGAAACCTGAGGAGATGGCTAAGCAGCGCTCGGTATTTAAAGAGGGGGCTGAAAATAGTGGTGTAAATGGTGAACTTTCCATGAAAATTTTTGACTTAGTGGAAAAATTTGCCGGTTATGGTTTTAATAAATCTCACTCAGCCGCTTATGCGTTAGTGTCTTATCAAACATTATGGTTAAAGACTCATTTTCCTGCTGAATTTATGGCCGCAGTAATGACTGCTGATATGGATAACACCGATAAAATTGTCGGTTTAGTTGATGAATGTTTGCGCATGGGTATTAAGGTTAATCCACCTGATATCAACAGCGGACTATATCATTTTCATGTTAATGAAAAAAATGAAATTGTTTATGGTATTGGTGCGATTAAAGGTGTGGGAGAGGGACCGATAGAAGCGATTGTTGAGGCGCGTAATAGTCAGGGTAAAAATGGCTTTTTCAAAAATATTTTTGAACTTTGTGCGAAAACAGATATCAAAAAGCTTAATCGTCGCGTGCTTGAAAAATTGACAATGGCAGGGGCTTTTGACAAGTTAGGGCCACATCGTGCTGCAATTTTACACAGTATTAATGATGCGATACAAGCCGCAGATCAACACACTAAAGCACGAGATATCGGACAAGAGGATATGTTTGGTGTTTTGGCACAAGAGCCAGAACAAGTAGAATACGCTTATGGCAATGTTCCTGAATTACCCGAACAAGTTATACTAGAAGGTGAACGTGAAGCTCTTGGTTTATATTTAACCGGCCACCCTGTTACCCAATATTTAAAAGAGTTAAATCGATATACTAATGGAACACGCATCAGCGAGGCGAACCCAACTGGTTGGGGTAAAATGGCGACATTTGCAGGATTAGTCATTGGTGCACGTATTCGATTAACGAAGAAAGGAAACCGCATTGGCTTGTTTACGCTGGATGATCGCTCGGGCCGTATCGAAGTAATCGCCTTTGGTGAAACTCTTGATAAATTTGAGCATTTACTGGTGCCTGATAAGATATTGATTGTCTCCGGACAAGTCAGCGTTGATGACTTTAATGGTGGCTTTAAAATGTCCGCTCGCGATATTATTGATTTAAGCGAGGCGAGAGAAAAATATGTTAAAGGATTGAGTGTTTCGTTGGAAGAGACTGAGATCAATCGGCAATTTCTACAACAATTGCAAAAAACATTTGAGCCTTATCGTAATGGTGCAGTGCCCGTTCATATCTATTACCAAACGAGTAAGGCGAGGACGCGCATTGAATTTGGTACTACTTGGCGAATAACACCGAATGATGAATTATTGATTAATCTAAAAACGATGTTGGGTAATGAGCGAATTGAGTTGGAATTTAATTAG
- a CDS encoding L-serine ammonia-lyase encodes MGSVFDIFKIGIGPSSSHTVGPMRAGKLFVDQLIAQNLMPSVTAIVADVYGSLSLTGKGHQTDVAIIMGLSGETPDAVAIDHIPSFIYNVSKTGRLPIYNGKYEVAFPLATSMNFYSKFLPLHENGMTLSAYQGDKLVLQQTYYSIGGGKIVLEEEFGQEDSSGFEMPFPFSSAEKLLEYCTENALSISSIMMKNELTMHSYDEIESYFTRVGKTMEDCIKRGMNTEGLLPGPLKVPRRALSLYRQLATSSEKIISDPMIVIDWVNMFALAVSEENAAGGRVVTAPTNGACGIIPGILAYYNKFVTPVTPDIYIRFFLTCGAIGQLYQMNASISGAEVGCQGEVGVACSMAAAGLAELLGGNAQQVCMAAEIAMEHNLGLTCDPVGGQVQVPCIERNAIAAVKAINAARMALRRTTVARVSLDKVIETMYETGKDMNSKYRETSRGGLAITVKCE; translated from the coding sequence GTGGGCTCTGTATTTGATATTTTTAAAATTGGTATTGGTCCATCAAGTTCGCATACGGTTGGACCAATGCGGGCTGGTAAGCTCTTTGTTGATCAATTGATTGCACAAAATTTGATGCCATCAGTAACAGCAATTGTGGCTGATGTTTATGGTTCGCTTTCATTAACGGGTAAAGGGCACCAAACAGATGTCGCTATTATTATGGGGCTATCAGGTGAAACGCCAGATGCAGTTGCCATTGATCATATTCCTAGTTTTATTTATAACGTAAGTAAAACAGGTCGATTGCCTATCTATAATGGTAAATATGAAGTTGCTTTTCCTTTAGCAACAAGTATGAATTTTTATTCTAAATTTTTACCATTACATGAAAATGGTATGACTTTATCTGCTTATCAAGGTGATAAACTTGTTTTACAACAGACTTATTACTCAATTGGTGGCGGAAAAATTGTTCTTGAAGAGGAATTTGGACAAGAAGATAGTTCTGGTTTTGAAATGCCATTCCCTTTTTCTAGTGCAGAAAAGTTATTAGAGTATTGTACAGAGAACGCTTTATCAATCTCTAGTATTATGATGAAAAACGAATTAACGATGCATAGCTATGATGAAATAGAATCCTATTTTACTCGTGTTGGTAAAACAATGGAGGACTGTATTAAGCGAGGTATGAATACTGAAGGCTTATTACCAGGCCCATTAAAAGTACCACGTCGAGCGCTCTCTTTATATCGTCAGCTTGCTACCTCATCTGAAAAAATAATTTCAGATCCAATGATTGTTATCGATTGGGTTAATATGTTTGCATTAGCTGTAAGTGAAGAGAATGCAGCTGGCGGTCGCGTAGTTACCGCACCAACTAACGGTGCATGTGGTATTATTCCCGGAATCTTAGCTTATTATAATAAGTTTGTGACACCCGTTACTCCGGATATCTATATTCGCTTTTTCTTAACTTGTGGTGCAATTGGACAGCTTTATCAAATGAATGCATCCATTTCAGGGGCTGAAGTTGGTTGTCAAGGTGAGGTCGGTGTTGCTTGTTCGATGGCTGCGGCAGGACTTGCAGAACTACTTGGTGGTAATGCACAACAAGTATGTATGGCGGCAGAGATCGCGATGGAGCACAACTTAGGTCTAACGTGTGATCCCGTCGGTGGTCAGGTACAAGTCCCTTGTATTGAGCGTAATGCGATTGCGGCAGTAAAAGCGATTAATGCAGCGCGTATGGCATTAAGACGTACAACAGTTGCTCGCGTTTCTCTTGATAAGGTAATTGAGACGATGTATGAAACAGGTAAAGACATGAATTCTAAATATCGCGAAACTTCTCGTGGTGGATTAGCAATTACGGTTAAATGTGAATAA
- the accA gene encoding acetyl-CoA carboxylase carboxyl transferase subunit alpha, protein MNNFLDFEVPIAELEAKINSLKNMDSQEVQLDINLDEEIKQLNKKSKELTKKIFANLTPWQVAQLARHPNRPYTLDYIKEIFTDFDELHGDRAYADDKAIIGGMARIDDRPVMVIGHQKGRETKSKIYRNFGMPAPEGYRKALRLMELAERFRLPIITFIDTPGAYPGIGAEERGQAEAIARNLREMSRLNVPIICTVVGEGGSGGALALGVGDKVNMLQYSTYSVISPEGCASILWKSADKASLAAEAMNMTSDKLLKLNLIDSIVPEPLGGAHRDYTAISASLKKQLIGDLDELGALDSSVLLERRFQRLMNYGYVR, encoded by the coding sequence ATGAATAATTTCTTAGATTTTGAGGTACCTATTGCTGAGTTAGAGGCAAAGATTAACTCACTAAAAAATATGGACTCGCAAGAAGTTCAACTTGATATTAATCTTGATGAAGAGATTAAGCAGTTAAATAAAAAAAGCAAAGAATTGACTAAAAAAATATTTGCAAATTTGACCCCATGGCAAGTTGCACAGTTAGCTCGTCATCCAAATCGTCCTTATACGCTAGATTACATCAAAGAGATTTTTACTGATTTTGATGAGTTGCACGGTGATCGTGCTTATGCTGATGATAAAGCGATTATTGGTGGTATGGCTCGTATTGATGATCGCCCTGTAATGGTTATTGGTCATCAAAAAGGTCGTGAAACAAAATCTAAAATTTATCGAAACTTTGGTATGCCTGCACCAGAAGGTTATCGTAAAGCTTTACGTTTAATGGAGCTGGCAGAGCGTTTCCGTTTACCTATTATTACTTTTATTGATACTCCGGGCGCTTATCCTGGAATTGGTGCAGAAGAGCGTGGCCAAGCAGAAGCTATTGCCCGTAATTTACGTGAAATGTCACGTTTAAATGTACCAATTATTTGTACTGTTGTTGGTGAAGGTGGATCTGGTGGAGCACTTGCGCTTGGCGTAGGCGATAAGGTTAACATGTTACAATACAGTACTTATTCTGTTATCTCTCCAGAGGGTTGTGCCTCTATTTTATGGAAAAGTGCAGATAAGGCATCATTAGCTGCTGAAGCAATGAATATGACTTCAGATAAACTTTTAAAACTCAATTTAATTGATTCTATTGTACCTGAGCCATTAGGTGGTGCACATCGAGATTACACAGCAATCTCCGCTTCATTGAAAAAACAGCTCATTGGTGACCTTGATGAGTTAGGAGCATTAGATAGCTCTGTATTATTAGAACGTCGCTTCCAACGTCTGATGAACTATGGATATGTGAGATAA
- a CDS encoding diacylglycerol kinase gives MAKATGLRRVINAGKYSVQGLKSAFLNETAFRQECFLLLAAYIIVMLIDFSIYERILLVGSVGFVMIVELLNSAIECVVDRISLERHELSGRAKDYGSAAVFLSVLLAVILWIYLFACHFFPDT, from the coding sequence ATGGCAAAGGCAACGGGTTTACGTCGGGTAATTAATGCCGGAAAATATTCAGTACAGGGACTAAAATCAGCATTTTTGAATGAAACAGCATTTAGACAAGAGTGTTTTTTGTTACTTGCTGCGTATATTATTGTTATGCTGATCGACTTCTCTATCTACGAACGGATTCTGCTTGTCGGATCCGTTGGTTTTGTGATGATCGTTGAATTACTTAATAGCGCGATTGAGTGTGTTGTGGATAGAATTAGTCTGGAAAGACATGAGCTCTCTGGTCGCGCAAAAGATTACGGTTCTGCAGCTGTTTTTTTATCAGTTCTGCTCGCTGTTATTTTGTGGATTTATTTATTTGCTTGTCATTTTTTTCCAGATACATAA